The Virgibacillus phasianinus genome includes a window with the following:
- a CDS encoding RluA family pseudouridine synthase — translation MTNYEVRADQNKLRIDKLLAEINPDNSRSQVQTWITDGYVKVNNEVIKANYKCQEGDLVEWSVPETKPMEIVAENIPLDIIYEDADVVVVNKPKGMVVHPSAGHPNGTLVNALLYHCDDLSGINGIERPGIVHRIDKDTSGLLVVAKNDQAHESLTEQLASKKAERKYEAIVHGIIEHETGMIDAPIGRDPKDRQKMGVVSNGKPAVTHFSVLDRYGHFTHVECQLETGRTHQIRVHFRYIDFPLVGDPKYGQRKTLDAKGQALHAKSLGFTHPRTNEWLQFEVEPPQVFMDLIEQIQKMY, via the coding sequence ATGACTAATTATGAAGTACGGGCCGACCAGAACAAATTAAGGATTGATAAGCTGTTAGCTGAGATAAATCCAGATAATTCGCGTTCCCAGGTCCAAACATGGATTACAGATGGATATGTAAAAGTAAATAATGAAGTAATAAAGGCAAATTACAAATGTCAGGAAGGCGATTTAGTTGAATGGTCTGTGCCAGAGACTAAGCCGATGGAGATCGTGGCGGAAAATATACCACTCGACATTATTTACGAAGATGCGGATGTTGTCGTTGTAAATAAACCCAAGGGTATGGTGGTTCATCCTTCTGCTGGTCATCCAAACGGAACCCTGGTCAATGCGCTTCTTTACCATTGTGATGACCTTTCCGGGATTAATGGTATCGAGCGTCCAGGGATTGTTCACCGAATTGATAAAGATACAAGTGGATTATTGGTGGTGGCAAAAAATGATCAGGCACATGAAAGTTTAACAGAACAGTTGGCCAGTAAAAAGGCGGAACGTAAATATGAAGCGATTGTTCATGGGATAATTGAACATGAGACAGGTATGATTGATGCTCCTATCGGTCGTGATCCCAAGGACCGCCAGAAAATGGGTGTGGTGAGTAATGGCAAGCCAGCCGTCACTCATTTTAGTGTGCTGGACCGTTATGGTCATTTCACACATGTCGAATGTCAGCTTGAAACAGGGCGTACACATCAAATTCGCGTTCATTTTCGCTATATAGATTTTCCTTTAGTTGGTGATCCTAAGTATGGACAAAGGAAAACATTGGATGCAAAGGGTCAGGCATTGCATGCAAAATCGCTAGGGTTTACACATCCGCGTACTAACGAGTGGCTGCAATTTGAGGTTGAACCACCTCAAGTATTTATGGATTTGATTGAACAGATACAAAAAATGTATTGA
- a CDS encoding dihydroorotase, with protein MAILLKNLVRFTESSETEKVDVLIENKHIKEIAPTIEKQTEQIIDCKNNMAFPGFIDVHIHLREPGGEHKETIETGTKAAAKGGFTTVCAMPNTSPVPDNEESVQALFDRINETAVVRVLPYAAITKGLKGEKLSNIRKIADMGVFAFTDDGVGIQTADMMLRAMKEAAACNTPIVAHCEDNSIVYGGVVHQGRVSERMNFPGIPSLSESVQIARDVLLAEAADAHYHVCHVSTKESVRVIRDAKKAGIHVTAEVTPHHLLLNEEAIIEDDTNFKMNPPLRSKEDQEALLTGLIDGTIDFIATDHAPHAETEKALGFIKSPFGIVGLETAFSLLYTHLVKTEKITLKQLVDWLTIKPAQVFDLPYGKIEEKAVADLTIVNLDMESRINKDDFRSKGKNTPFHDWNILSKPVLTISEGKVVYKEDFHD; from the coding sequence ATGGCGATCTTACTGAAGAATTTGGTACGCTTTACGGAATCATCTGAGACTGAGAAAGTGGATGTATTAATAGAAAATAAGCACATAAAGGAAATTGCTCCAACAATTGAAAAGCAGACAGAGCAAATAATAGATTGTAAGAATAACATGGCTTTTCCAGGATTTATTGATGTGCATATTCATCTTAGGGAACCAGGTGGTGAGCACAAAGAGACAATCGAAACAGGTACGAAAGCTGCAGCAAAAGGCGGGTTCACCACAGTGTGCGCTATGCCAAATACCTCACCCGTTCCTGATAATGAAGAATCTGTACAGGCATTATTTGATCGAATCAATGAAACAGCGGTTGTTCGTGTACTGCCGTACGCAGCAATAACTAAAGGGCTGAAGGGCGAAAAGTTATCAAATATAAGAAAAATAGCTGACATGGGTGTGTTTGCCTTTACTGATGATGGAGTGGGTATACAAACTGCTGATATGATGCTTCGCGCAATGAAAGAAGCAGCAGCATGTAATACCCCGATTGTTGCACATTGTGAGGATAACTCCATTGTATATGGCGGGGTGGTTCATCAAGGGAGAGTTAGCGAGCGTATGAACTTCCCTGGAATCCCCTCATTAAGTGAATCAGTGCAAATTGCCCGCGATGTTTTATTAGCTGAAGCGGCTGATGCACATTATCATGTGTGTCATGTTAGTACAAAGGAATCTGTACGTGTCATCCGTGATGCTAAAAAGGCCGGCATTCATGTTACGGCAGAAGTTACCCCGCATCATTTACTGTTAAACGAAGAAGCAATCATAGAAGATGATACCAATTTTAAAATGAATCCTCCATTGCGGAGTAAGGAGGATCAGGAGGCACTGCTTACAGGTCTGATCGATGGAACAATTGATTTTATTGCAACCGACCATGCCCCACATGCCGAAACTGAGAAAGCGCTAGGATTTATCAAGTCACCGTTTGGAATTGTAGGTTTAGAGACAGCCTTCTCACTCCTGTACACGCATTTAGTCAAAACTGAAAAGATTACATTGAAGCAACTGGTCGATTGGTTAACCATAAAACCTGCTCAAGTCTTTGATTTACCATATGGGAAGATCGAGGAAAAGGCGGTTGCGGATCTAACAATTGTTAATCTCGATATGGAAAGCCGAATAAATAAAGATGACTTTCGATCTAAAGGTAAAAATACACCATTTCATGATTGGAATATTTTAAGTAAACCAGTATTAACCATCTCAGAAGGAAAAGTAGTTTATAAGGAGGATTTTCATGACTAA
- a CDS encoding aspartate carbamoyltransferase catalytic subunit, with amino-acid sequence MKHFVSTKNLTAEEMITIVELAERFRNNHPTFDHQLFVANLFFEPSTRTKVSFLVAEKKLGMETLDLQMEASSVTKGESLYDTAKTCESIGANLLVIRHQDDNWYEGLIDKFPIPIINAGAGKGEHPTQCMLDLQTIYQEYGCFQGLNVVISGDIKHSRVARSNAHALQTLGANVYLTAAPGFEDASLGFSYISIDDAVEMCDVLMLLRIQHERHGKEQYDTSSYHDKYGLTIEREKKMRDRAIIMHPAPVNRGVEIASELVECRRSRIFKQMNNGTYIRMAIITLLAKEWGMHDGDLTEEFGTLYGII; translated from the coding sequence ATGAAACATTTTGTATCTACAAAAAATTTAACAGCGGAAGAAATGATTACAATTGTAGAACTTGCTGAACGGTTCAGGAACAATCATCCAACGTTTGACCACCAGCTATTTGTCGCAAATCTATTTTTTGAGCCTAGTACACGAACCAAAGTAAGTTTCCTTGTTGCTGAGAAGAAACTGGGAATGGAAACACTGGATTTGCAAATGGAAGCTTCCAGTGTGACAAAGGGTGAATCTTTGTATGATACTGCAAAAACATGTGAGTCGATTGGCGCAAATCTATTGGTAATACGGCATCAGGATGACAATTGGTATGAAGGGCTTATAGATAAGTTTCCAATTCCCATCATAAATGCCGGTGCGGGAAAAGGAGAACATCCAACCCAGTGCATGCTTGACCTGCAAACTATTTATCAGGAGTACGGATGCTTTCAGGGGCTAAACGTTGTAATATCCGGAGACATCAAGCATAGTCGTGTTGCCCGGTCAAACGCCCATGCACTTCAAACTCTGGGTGCTAATGTATATCTCACTGCCGCGCCCGGATTTGAAGATGCATCACTTGGTTTTTCATATATTTCAATAGACGATGCGGTAGAAATGTGCGATGTGCTGATGCTACTCAGAATTCAGCATGAAAGACATGGAAAAGAACAGTATGATACCAGCTCCTATCATGATAAATATGGACTTACAATAGAACGCGAAAAGAAAATGCGTGACAGGGCAATTATCATGCATCCGGCACCTGTTAACAGGGGGGTTGAAATTGCATCTGAATTAGTAGAATGCAGGCGTTCAAGAATATTTAAACAAATGAATAACGGCACTTACATTCGAATGGCAATCATAACATTATTAGCAAAGGAATGGGGAATGCATGATGGCGATCTTACTGAAGAATTTGGTACGCTTTACGGAATCATCTGA
- the lspA gene encoding signal peptidase II — protein MYVYYIIALILIVIDQVTKWIVVKNMELYEQITVVKDFFYLTSHRNKGAAWGILEGRMIFFYIITTIVVIGVIYALQKYGKESKLLAISLSFILGGAVGNFIDRIFRGEVVDFLDFNIFGYDYPIFNVADSSLVVGVILVLIGTFLDEKKKGNKGV, from the coding sequence ATGTACGTTTACTACATAATAGCTTTAATCCTGATTGTAATTGACCAGGTTACAAAGTGGATAGTCGTTAAGAATATGGAATTATATGAACAGATAACAGTCGTTAAAGACTTTTTTTACTTAACTTCACATCGTAATAAAGGTGCTGCCTGGGGTATTTTGGAAGGTAGAATGATCTTCTTTTACATTATTACCACGATTGTCGTAATAGGCGTAATTTATGCATTACAAAAGTATGGCAAAGAAAGTAAGCTACTTGCTATTTCACTAAGTTTTATCCTGGGCGGGGCAGTCGGTAATTTCATTGATCGTATTTTCCGGGGGGAAGTTGTTGATTTCCTTGATTTTAATATTTTCGGATATGATTACCCAATTTTTAACGTTGCTGATTCCTCACTGGTGGTCGGAGTTATTCTTGTGTTAATTGGAACATTTCTTGATGAGAAAAAGAAAGGAAATAAAGGTGTATGA
- the pyrR gene encoding bifunctional pyr operon transcriptional regulator/uracil phosphoribosyltransferase PyrR, producing the protein MKEKTVVLDQPAINRALTRIAHEIVEKNKGGENLVLIGIKTRGIPLTKRLQDKIAQIENVTVPIGELDITLYRDDLEKKTATNEPELKDTNIDVLLTNKNIILVDDVLFTGRTVRAAMDAVMDLGRPSQIQLAVLIDRGHRELPIRADYVGKNIPTSDKEVIVVKLDETDQLDQVSIYD; encoded by the coding sequence ATGAAAGAAAAAACAGTTGTATTAGACCAACCAGCGATTAACCGGGCATTAACCCGAATCGCACATGAAATAGTTGAAAAGAATAAGGGTGGCGAAAATCTGGTTTTGATTGGTATTAAGACGCGCGGTATCCCACTCACAAAGCGGCTGCAGGATAAAATAGCTCAAATTGAAAATGTGACCGTACCAATCGGGGAACTTGATATCACGCTTTACCGCGATGATTTGGAAAAGAAAACAGCAACAAACGAACCGGAATTAAAGGATACAAATATTGATGTGCTGTTAACAAATAAGAATATTATATTGGTTGATGATGTCTTATTCACGGGTAGAACCGTCCGCGCTGCTATGGACGCGGTAATGGACCTTGGCAGGCCTTCACAAATTCAATTAGCGGTGCTTATTGACAGGGGCCATCGGGAATTACCAATTCGAGCTGATTATGTTGGTAAGAATATCCCGACATCCGATAAAGAAGTAATAGTTGTAAAATTGGATGAAACTGATCAACTCGATCAGGTAAGTATTTATGATTAA
- a CDS encoding carbamoyl phosphate synthase small subunit produces the protein MTKRQLILEDGTVFIGEGFGSDRKKSGEVVFNTGMSGYQEVITDPSYCGQIVTMTYPLVGNYGINRDDFETVTPFIHGFVVKEVCDDPSNFRSDENLSSYLKANDIPGISGIDTRKLTKIIRRHGTMKAVIADATESKEELLLELTNQQMMTNQVQLTSAVKPYVVPGRGRRIVLVDFGMKHGILRELTKRNCHVTVVPYNYSAENILRLKPDGIMLTNGPGDPKDVPEAIQMVKEVLGKIPLFGICLGHQLFALACGADTIKMKFGHRGANHPVKNLELNKTYLTSQNHSYAVRPDTLKETNLVLTEVALNDNTVEGIKHKTYPAFTVQYHPESSPGPEDTNHLFDNFLTMIEQVHAKKEEETYA, from the coding sequence ATGACTAAGCGCCAGCTAATTTTAGAAGACGGAACAGTATTTATTGGTGAGGGTTTTGGAAGTGACCGAAAAAAATCAGGGGAAGTGGTATTTAACACCGGAATGTCTGGATATCAGGAAGTAATAACGGATCCCTCTTATTGCGGTCAAATTGTTACGATGACGTATCCATTGGTGGGGAATTATGGAATAAACCGTGATGACTTTGAAACGGTGACCCCTTTTATTCATGGCTTTGTAGTAAAGGAAGTATGTGATGATCCTTCTAACTTCAGAAGTGATGAAAATCTTAGTTCCTATTTGAAAGCGAATGACATCCCTGGTATTTCCGGAATTGATACTAGAAAACTGACTAAGATTATTCGTCGGCATGGAACAATGAAAGCTGTAATTGCGGATGCAACAGAATCTAAAGAAGAGCTTTTACTAGAGTTAACTAACCAGCAAATGATGACAAATCAGGTTCAGCTAACCTCTGCAGTTAAACCATACGTTGTGCCAGGCCGCGGGCGTCGTATTGTCTTAGTGGACTTTGGAATGAAACACGGAATTTTACGTGAACTCACAAAGAGAAACTGCCATGTAACAGTTGTACCCTATAATTATAGTGCTGAAAATATTTTACGGTTAAAGCCGGATGGCATCATGCTGACGAATGGCCCCGGCGATCCAAAAGATGTTCCCGAAGCAATTCAAATGGTAAAAGAGGTACTTGGAAAGATTCCGCTGTTTGGTATTTGTCTTGGACATCAATTGTTTGCATTAGCATGCGGTGCGGACACAATAAAAATGAAATTTGGACACCGTGGTGCAAACCATCCTGTGAAAAACCTGGAATTAAACAAGACGTATTTAACATCGCAAAACCACAGCTATGCAGTTCGACCAGATACACTGAAGGAAACGAATCTTGTGCTTACAGAGGTAGCACTGAATGATAATACGGTGGAGGGCATTAAACATAAAACATATCCCGCATTCACCGTGCAGTATCACCCGGAGAGTTCTCCTGGACCAGAAGACACGAATCACCTATTTGATAACTTTTTAACAATGATCGAGCAAGTACATGCTAAAAAGGAGGAAGAGACATATGCCTAA
- a CDS encoding dihydroorotate dehydrogenase electron transfer subunit, with product MIRKENLLIVKSTEIARETTEMVLQNQHISRTAQPGQFLHIGIEGHTLRRPISIAKIDKKNETVTVLFKQLGEGTKALSNYQEGMQISALGPSGNGFPYDNLLNKTILLVGGGIGIPPLYCLGKELAAEGVTIKAVLGFQTADSVFYEAAFKELGETLITTNDGSYGHHGFVTDVIGKMGDYDCYYTCGPMAMLQAVTTKLEHQSGYVSLEERMGCGVGACFACVIPTETQGGYRKICKDGPVFAANEVKL from the coding sequence ATGATAAGGAAAGAAAATCTGCTGATAGTTAAATCAACAGAAATTGCTCGTGAAACAACCGAAATGGTACTTCAAAATCAGCATATTAGCAGAACTGCCCAACCAGGGCAGTTTCTGCATATCGGAATTGAAGGGCATACATTACGGCGTCCAATATCAATTGCTAAGATAGATAAAAAGAATGAAACGGTAACGGTTTTATTTAAGCAATTAGGCGAAGGAACAAAGGCTTTATCTAATTATCAGGAAGGAATGCAAATTAGTGCATTAGGACCCAGTGGTAACGGGTTCCCTTATGATAATCTATTAAACAAAACCATATTATTGGTCGGGGGAGGAATTGGAATTCCCCCATTATACTGTCTAGGTAAAGAATTAGCCGCTGAGGGAGTCACTATAAAAGCTGTGCTTGGATTTCAAACAGCTGACAGTGTTTTTTATGAAGCAGCATTCAAGGAGCTTGGTGAAACACTTATCACCACGAATGATGGATCGTATGGTCATCATGGATTTGTTACCGATGTAATAGGAAAAATGGGTGATTATGATTGCTACTATACATGCGGACCGATGGCTATGCTTCAGGCTGTGACGACTAAGCTTGAACATCAGTCAGGCTATGTCTCCTTGGAGGAACGGATGGGATGCGGCGTGGGTGCATGTTTCGCTTGTGTCATCCCAACAGAGACCCAAGGAGGATATCGGAAAATTTGCAAGGATGGCCCGGTATTTGCAGCAAATGAGGTGAAATTATGA
- the carB gene encoding carbamoyl-phosphate synthase large subunit — translation MPKNTAIDKILVIGSGPIVIGQAAEFDYSGTQACQALKEEGYQVILANSNPATIMTDHTVADKVYMEPLTVEFLTKIIRKEQPDALLPTLGGQTGLNMAVALEETGILAEYDVNLLGTSLEAIQKAEDREMFRSLMHELNEPVPESQIVNSIDQAVGFADEIGFPLIVRPAYTLGGTGGGMCYSEKELRDVTRNGLSLSPVNQCLIERNIAGFKEIEYEVMRDKNDQAIVVCNMENVDPVGIHTGDSIVVAPSQTLSDREYQLLRNASLKIIRALQIEGGCNVQLAIDPNSFNYFIIEVNPRVSRSSALASKATGYPIAKVAAKIAVGLTLDEILNPITGKTYACFEPALDYVVTKIPRFPFDKFITGDRYLGTQMKATGEIMAIGRNFEESLLKGVRSLDIGTEDLWLKSLTGLSLEELKHRLKKADDERLFVLAEVFRRGMTIEEIFDQTKIDRFYLVKISRLIELEQALRENKNDQDLLEKVKKLGFSDAHIARVWDTAVDDVYAQRMEQNISPVYKMVDTCAAEFESETPYFYSTYEDENESIKSDRKKILVLGSGPIRIGQGIEFDYATVHSVMAIKEMGYEAIIMNNNPETVSTDFSISDKLYFEPLTLEDVMNVINLEEPEGVIVQFGGQTAINLADGLKRRGVEILGTNLEAIDKAEDRDKFEMLLNDLDLLRPKGKSVLKLDQALQVANEIGYPVLVRPSYVIGGSRMEIVYDDDELNAYLAKSNGADDAHPILIDKYITGIEVEVDAISDGESTIVPGIMEHIERAGVHSGDSIAVYPPQRISELVKQKCMEASTKIAQSLNVKGLINIQFIIRDEDVYVLEVNPRASRTIPFLSKVTGVTMANIATRCILGESLNSMGYTSGILPEQESVSVKVPVFSFEKLRSVDTILGPEMKSTGEAIGHDKTLEKALYKGLIASGLKVPQVGSVLLTVADKDKAETLEIANRFHQLGFQLYATAGTASYVNKNGIPVTEVAKIGSDEPNVLSIIENGDVQFVVNTLTSGKKPRSDGFMIRRESVEHGIACLTSLDTANAILNVIDSTTFSAKPMTGKKVVLS, via the coding sequence ATGCCTAAGAACACTGCAATCGACAAAATTTTAGTAATTGGATCAGGTCCAATTGTCATTGGCCAGGCTGCGGAATTTGACTATTCAGGTACACAAGCATGTCAGGCACTAAAAGAAGAAGGTTACCAGGTAATTTTAGCTAACTCCAATCCTGCGACAATAATGACGGATCATACAGTTGCTGATAAAGTATATATGGAGCCTCTAACCGTTGAGTTTTTGACAAAAATTATCCGCAAAGAACAGCCGGACGCATTGCTTCCCACGCTTGGGGGACAAACAGGGTTAAACATGGCAGTTGCGCTTGAAGAAACTGGAATACTGGCGGAATATGATGTGAATCTTCTTGGTACATCACTTGAAGCAATCCAAAAAGCGGAAGATAGGGAGATGTTTCGTTCTTTAATGCATGAATTGAATGAGCCAGTTCCTGAAAGCCAAATTGTAAATTCTATTGACCAGGCGGTGGGTTTCGCAGATGAAATAGGGTTTCCACTTATTGTACGACCCGCATACACCTTAGGCGGTACTGGCGGAGGAATGTGCTACAGCGAAAAGGAACTGCGGGACGTTACGCGAAACGGATTATCGCTATCACCTGTAAATCAATGTTTGATTGAACGAAATATTGCAGGGTTTAAAGAAATTGAATATGAAGTGATGCGCGATAAGAATGATCAGGCGATTGTTGTTTGTAACATGGAGAATGTGGATCCTGTCGGGATCCATACAGGTGACTCCATCGTTGTTGCACCATCACAAACACTTAGTGACCGGGAATACCAACTGCTTAGAAATGCGTCGCTTAAGATTATTCGCGCCCTTCAAATTGAGGGTGGCTGTAATGTTCAATTAGCAATAGACCCAAACAGTTTTAACTATTTTATTATTGAAGTGAATCCACGCGTAAGCCGTTCATCTGCGCTTGCTTCTAAGGCAACAGGCTATCCAATTGCGAAAGTGGCCGCTAAAATAGCTGTTGGGCTTACCTTGGATGAAATTCTAAACCCGATTACTGGCAAAACATATGCATGTTTTGAACCAGCGCTTGATTATGTGGTGACCAAAATACCAAGGTTTCCATTTGATAAGTTCATAACGGGAGATCGTTATTTAGGAACCCAAATGAAAGCAACGGGCGAGATTATGGCGATTGGCAGAAACTTTGAGGAATCATTGTTAAAAGGGGTTCGTTCACTTGATATCGGAACAGAGGATCTCTGGCTGAAATCACTAACTGGTTTGTCGCTCGAGGAGTTAAAGCATCGTTTAAAGAAAGCTGATGATGAGCGGTTATTCGTTTTGGCCGAAGTGTTCAGGCGTGGAATGACGATCGAAGAAATTTTTGACCAAACTAAAATAGACCGCTTCTACCTTGTGAAAATTAGTCGGTTAATAGAACTTGAGCAAGCATTACGTGAAAATAAAAATGACCAGGATTTATTGGAAAAGGTTAAAAAACTTGGGTTTTCTGATGCGCACATAGCAAGGGTTTGGGATACAGCGGTTGATGACGTATACGCCCAACGAATGGAACAAAATATTAGCCCAGTTTATAAAATGGTTGATACCTGTGCCGCAGAATTTGAATCGGAAACACCATATTTCTACAGTACGTATGAAGATGAGAATGAATCCATAAAGTCTGACCGAAAGAAGATTCTTGTTTTGGGTTCAGGACCAATTCGGATTGGTCAGGGTATCGAATTTGATTACGCCACAGTCCATTCTGTGATGGCAATTAAAGAAATGGGTTATGAAGCAATTATCATGAATAATAATCCAGAAACCGTTTCAACTGACTTTAGTATTTCCGATAAATTATATTTCGAACCGTTAACCCTTGAGGATGTTATGAATGTAATCAATTTAGAGGAACCAGAAGGAGTAATCGTCCAGTTTGGCGGTCAAACAGCGATTAACTTAGCTGATGGATTAAAGCGGCGCGGAGTTGAAATTCTCGGCACCAACTTGGAAGCAATAGATAAAGCGGAAGATCGCGACAAGTTTGAGATGCTGTTAAATGATCTAGACCTACTCCGCCCAAAAGGTAAATCTGTCTTAAAACTCGACCAGGCTCTTCAGGTAGCGAATGAGATAGGTTATCCGGTTTTGGTTAGACCATCCTATGTAATTGGCGGAAGCCGGATGGAAATTGTTTATGATGACGATGAATTGAATGCATATTTAGCAAAATCCAATGGGGCTGATGACGCACATCCTATTTTAATCGATAAATATATTACAGGAATTGAAGTAGAGGTCGATGCAATCAGTGATGGGGAATCGACTATTGTACCTGGGATTATGGAACACATCGAACGCGCAGGTGTACACTCTGGTGATTCCATTGCTGTTTATCCACCGCAGCGCATCAGTGAGTTAGTAAAACAGAAGTGTATGGAGGCATCGACGAAAATTGCTCAAAGTCTAAATGTTAAAGGATTAATTAACATTCAGTTCATTATACGTGATGAAGACGTATATGTACTTGAAGTGAATCCCAGAGCAAGCAGAACCATACCATTTTTAAGTAAAGTTACCGGTGTAACCATGGCAAATATTGCAACTAGATGTATTTTAGGGGAGTCATTGAATTCAATGGGATATACGTCAGGAATCTTGCCTGAGCAGGAGAGTGTATCTGTTAAAGTGCCAGTATTTTCATTTGAAAAGCTCAGAAGTGTTGATACCATTCTTGGGCCAGAAATGAAATCGACCGGTGAAGCAATCGGGCATGATAAAACATTAGAAAAAGCACTTTATAAAGGGCTGATAGCGTCAGGTTTAAAGGTACCACAGGTTGGTTCGGTACTGCTAACAGTTGCCGATAAAGATAAGGCAGAGACACTAGAGATCGCCAATCGTTTTCATCAACTTGGATTTCAATTGTACGCGACCGCCGGTACTGCCAGCTATGTAAACAAAAATGGTATTCCAGTTACCGAAGTGGCTAAAATTGGCTCAGACGAACCAAATGTCTTGTCTATCATAGAAAATGGCGATGTCCAATTTGTTGTAAATACGTTAACTTCCGGAAAGAAACCACGTTCAGATGGATTTATGATCCGCCGGGAATCGGTTGAGCACGGAATTGCTTGTTTAACAAGCCTTGATACAGCGAATGCAATTCTGAATGTAATTGATTCTACAACATTTAGTGCCAAGCCAATGACAGGTAAAAAGGTTGTCCTATCATGA